The following proteins are encoded in a genomic region of Nakaseomyces glabratus chromosome J, complete sequence:
- the PLB1 gene encoding lysophospholipase family protein (CAGL0J11770g~Putative phospholipase B; predicted GPI-anchor) — translation MQLQDLVVTVSLLAAFNGGVEAWSPTNSYVPANVTCPNDINLLRNATGLSQSEIDWLKKRDVNTREALESFLKRVTSNFTSNSSASNLIDQLFSTNSSNIPKIGIAASGGGYRAMLSGAGMVSAMDNRTDGANEHGLGGLLQAATYLAGLSGGNWLTTTLSWNNWTSVQDIVDSQDNDSAIWDISHSIVSPGGINIFKTGSRWDHISDAVEDKQKAGFNVSLADVWGRALSYQFFPTLYRGGVAYLWSDLRESDVFKNAEMPMPISVADGRYPGTAVIDLNSTVFEYSPFELGSWDPSLSAFTDVQYLGTKVSDGKPAEEGKCIAGFDNVGFLMGTSSTLFNQFLLRINDTSIPKFIRNLATHFLKDLSEDYDDIAVYAPNPFRDADYVNNNRSKSLSESEYLFLVDGGEDGQNVPLVPLIQQERDLDIVFALDNSADTEENWPDGASLMHTYRRQFGFQGQGVTFPSVPGTDTFVNLGLNKKPTFFGCDARNMTDLEYIPPLIVYIPNSRHSYNGNTSTFKLSYSEKERLGVIRNGFEAATMNNLTADSNFAGCIGCAIMRRKQQALNLTLPKECETCFTNYCWNGTIDNTPAKGVTASNDFDNASGSAAADMAEQDASGAASASSSSRKKNAAVSVDVNAKTLFAIITAMTAVFQLI, via the coding sequence ATGCAGTTGCAAGACTTGGTAGTTACTGTTTCCTTGCTCGCAGCCTTCAATGGAGGTGTTGAAGCTTGGTCCCCAACCAACAGTTATGTGCCGGCAAATGTTACATGCCCAAAtgatataaatttattaagAAATGCTACTGGTCTTTCTCAATCAGAAATTGATTGGTTGAAAAAGAGAGATGTGAACACTAGAGAAGCTCTAGAAAGTTTCTTGAAGCGTGTAACTAGTAATTTCACATCAAACTCTTCCGCTTCCAACCTAATAGATCAATTATTTAGCACTAATTCATCCAACATACCAAAAATTGGTATTGCGGCTTCTGGTGGTGGTTATCGTGCCATGTTGTCCGGCGCTGGTATGGTTTCAGCTATGGACAACAGAACTGATGGTGCTAATGAGCACGGTCTAGGTGGCTTATTACAAGCTGCCACATATCTGGCAGGTCTATCCGGTGGTAATTGGTTAACTACAACCCTATCATGGAATAATTGGACCTCAGTTCAGGACATTGTCGACTCTCAAGATAACGACAGTGCTATCTGGGATATCTCACACTCCATTGTCTCACCAGGTGgtatcaatattttcaagaCCGGTTCAAGATGGGACCACATCTCTGATGCTGTCGAAGATAAGCAGAAGGCTGGGTTCAACGTCTCATTAGCTGATGTTTGGGGCCGTGCTCTTTCATACCAATTCTTCCCAACCTTGTaccgtggtggtgtagcTTATTTGTGGTCTGATCTAAGAGAGTCTGATGTATTCAAAAACGCTGAAATGCCTATGCCAATCTCAGTTGCTGACGGTAGATATCCAGGTACAGCAGTCATAGATCTTAACTCTACCGTTTTTGAGTATAGTCCTTTCGAATTGGGCTCTTGGGATCCTTCATTGAGCGCTTTTACTGATGTTCAGTATCTAGGGACCAAAGTTTCTGATGGTAAACCTGCTGAAGAAGGTAAATGTATTGCAGGCTTTGATAACGTAGGCTTCTTGATGGGTACATCCTCTACTTTGTTCAACCAGTTTTTATTGAGAATCAATGATACTAGCATTCCAAAGTTTATTCGTAACTTAGCCACACATTTCTTAAAGGATCTATCAGAAGACTACGATGATATTGCCGTCTATGCACCAAACCCTTTCAGAGACGCAGATTATGTTAACAACAATAGATCGAAGAGTCTGTCTGAATCTGAATATCTATTTTTGGTTGATGGTGGTGAAGATGGTCAGAACGTGCCACTAGTCCCATTAATTCAGCAAGAACGTGATTTAGACATCGTTTTTGCATTGGATAACTCAGCAGATACAGAGGAGAATTGGCCAGATGGTGCATCCTTGATGCACACTTACAGACGTCAATTTGGTTTCCAAGGACAAGGTGTTACGTTCCCATCTGTTCCAGGTACAGATACATTTGTTAACCTGGGTTTGAACAAGAAACCAACATTTTTCGGTTGTGATGCTCGTAACATGACTGATTTGGAATATATTCCTCCTTTAATTGTCTATATTCCAAATTCTAGACATTCTTACAATGGTAACACATCTACCTTCAAGCTTTCCTATTCCGAAAAAGAGCGTTTGGGTGTTATCCGTAATGGTTTCGAAGCTGCTACTATGAATAACCTGACTGCAGACAGCAACTTTGCTGGCTGCATCGGTTGTGCAATCATGAGACGTAAGCAACAAGCTTTGAACTTGACTTTACCAAAGGAATGTGAGACTTGTTTCACTAACTACTGTTGGAACGGTACTATCGACAACACCCCTGCTAAAGGCGTTACTGCATCAAACGATTTTGACAATGCTTCTGGATCTGCTGCAGCTGATATGGCTGAGCAAGATGCCAGTGGAGCTGCATCGGCATCTTCCAGTTCCAGAAAAAAGAATGCCGCTGTTAGTGTTGATGTAAATGCCAAGACATTATTCGCAATTATAACTGCAATGACTGCTGTTTTCCAATTGATCTAA
- the RRN11 gene encoding Rrn11p (CAGL0J11792g~Protein of unknown function), which produces MFEVPITYNCRRLNVERRVRYQYINILSRKYHAKRRSKRRRQANSLPTPENSAVENDQSESQLPSREQIKEKKMKLGEDYSDSEAETSSEGEDTTKDDNEFANDMNKFEKLFYRKYEKPEHSFEVWYDGNSVNTKKKHELKKTHIHYTRLNRVERIAKKRVEKNVVHMPLVNKRYFDIKSEGYEVLEPLVDIDSYLLKHIEILTQILFSSVSQGNWDIAYRTFSLLIRIPEVDIRNIWGLGTRILMERGQTTRSLEFLKWMSTVYSSKQNFVQSHCHRKAPVFRSGSRTHTPKYALTWLWNCLIKVTELISIEEEKGVNTNEEENDNGSKQSAMDKLTELIDKISEMVLVPPYLDDPEIWFIYSMCHMVHADYLSGKFNCQRLSGSRRDIARNQVTQHIHYVKTYLQNCSQKGNFEYPKQFIQSRLEEFEKRMYEDESKPENMKLQESYDNTSYSNEDDEENPFQIDESNSFLGNLVEEGIDPVIKTHWEPTMNMDALKFNYNSTDDSSE; this is translated from the coding sequence ATGTTTGAAGTCCCTATCACCTACAACTGTAGGCGTCTTAATGTTGAAAGAAGGGTAAGATACCAATacattaatattttatcaagGAAATATCATGCCAAAAGGAGGAGTAAAAGACGAAGGCAGGCTAATAGCCTCCCAACACCTGAGAATTCAGCGGTTGAGAATGATCAATCAGAATCACAACTACCTTCCCGGGAgcaaatcaaagaaaagaaaatgaaacttGGAGAAGACTATTCAGATTCAGAAGCTGAAACGTCCAGTGAAGGTGAAGATACCACAaaagatgataatgaatTTGCTAATGATATGAACAAGTTTGAGAAGCTCTTTTACAGAAAGTATGAGAAGCCCGAGCATAGTTTTGAAGTCTGGTATGATGGAAACAGCGTCAATACGAAAAAGAAACatgagttgaagaagacacATATCCATTACACACGTCTTAATAGAGTAGAAAGAATTGCCAAAAAAAGAGTAGAAAAGAATGTTGTGCATATGCCGTTAGTTAACAAAAGGTATTTTGACATAAAGAGTGAAGGATATGAAGTGCTAGAGCCGCTGGTAGACATTGACAGTTATCTACTGAAACATATTGAAATATTAActcaaatattattttcaagtGTTTCGCAAGGTAATTGGGATATTGCTTACAGAACATTTTCATTGCTGATTAGAATTCCAGAAGTCGATATAAGAAACATCTGGGGGTTAGGCACTAGGATTCTAATGGAAAGAGGGCAAACGACAAGGTCACTCGAGTTTTTAAAATGGATGAGCACTGTTTATTCGTCTAAGCAAAATTTTGTTCAAAGCCATTGCCATAGAAAGGCACCAGTTTTTAGAAGTGGATCAAGAACACATACTCCAAAATATGCTCTGACATGGTTATGGAATTGTTTAATAAAAGTAACTGAACTCATATCTAtcgaagaagagaaaggaGTCAACacaaatgaagaagaaaatgataacGGGTCAAAGCAATCTGCAATGGATAAATTAACTGAATTGattgataaaatatctGAAATGGTGCTAGTTCCACCATATTTGGATGACCCAGAAATTTGGTTTATCTATTCAATGTGCCATATGGTACATGCGGATTACTTGTCTGGGAAGTTTAATTGTCAAAGACTATCTGGTTCAAGAAGAGATATTGCTAGAAACCAAGTAACTCAGCATATTCATTATGTTAAGACATACCTACAAAATTGTTCACAGAAGGGCAATTTCGAATACCCAAAGCAGTTCATACAAAGTAGATTGGAGGAGTTTGAAAAACGTATGTATGAAGATGAGAGTAAACCAGAGAATATGAAATTGCAAGAATCATATGATAATACTTCATATAgtaatgaagatgacgagGAGAATCCTTTCCAAATTGATGAAAGTAACTCCTTTCTCGGTAACCTTGTTGAGGAAGGTATTGATCCAGTGATAAAGACGCACTGGGAGCCTACCATGAACATGGATGCATTAAAATTTAATTACAACAGTACCGATGATTCAAGCGAATAA
- the VPS71 gene encoding Vps71p (CAGL0J11814g~Ortholog(s) have nucleosome binding activity, role in histone exchange, protein targeting to vacuole and Swr1 complex localization): MPRPFSVQEIDPRTYNPNIYYSALDAEQQRRSQNAMKRKKNSNKITSSRNAKRINYSLADLEARLYTAQNKENSNEDKSSAEKTNKFSETELIQSKRRFMELDTENIKDIGDVPTLLSSVSGIPRDRIDSVTTAITNAGDQTNNSVSAGRGSSNNRFEINSSVFMSYRSTKPPKSKDQAKKKSSTNRQLILRKVLTSKRKLHTYLDTLDHVNRSIILHNVYNKKYFKVLPLITICSICGGYDSLSNCVACGDKICSVSCYRTHNETRCTGR, encoded by the coding sequence ATGCCGAGACCGTTTAGTGTGCAGGAAATTGATCCACGAACCTACAATCCGAACATTTACTATTCTGCTTTGGATGCGGAACAGCAGAGACGATCACAAAATGcgatgaagaggaagaagaatagTAATAAAATCACCTCTTCAAGAAATGCGAAGCGTATAAATTACTCATTGGCTGATTTGGAAGCCCGGCTGTATACTGCCCAAAATAAGGAGAATAGCAATGAGGACAAATCATCTGCAGAAAAGACTAACAAGTTTAGCGAGACTGAACTTATACAATCGAAAAGAAGGTTTATGGAGCTTGACActgaaaatataaaagatATTGGCGATGTACCTACGTTACTAAGTAGTGTTTCTGGAATCCCAAGAGATCGTATTGATTCCGTCACAACTGCAATTACTAATGCAGGTGACCAAACCAATAATAGTGTCTCAGCAGGGAGAGGCTCTTCAAACAATCGTTTTGAGATTAACAGCTCCGTATTTATGTCCTACAGATCTACAAAGCCTCCAAAATCAAAGGATCaggcaaagaaaaagagtTCCACCAATCGACAGTTGATTCTAAGAAAGGTGCTGACTTCGAAGCGTAAACTTCATACATATTTGGATACACTGGATCATGTTAATAGAAGCATCATTCTCCATAATGTTTACAATAAGAAATACTTTAAGGTATTACCGCTGATAACTATATGTTCTATTTGTGGAGGGTACGATAGTTTATCAAATTGTGTAGCATGCGGTGACAAAATTTGTTCAGTAAGTTGCTACAGAACACATAATGAAACACGTTGTACAGGTAGATAG
- the CAT2 gene encoding carnitine O-acetyltransferase CAT2 (CAGL0J11836g~Ortholog(s) have carnitine O-acetyltransferase activity), giving the protein MSFRLVTIKRLMSSLKRFPFETKNGEVYLAQFPNSHYQNKRQNFKGETFSTQEQLPPLPVPELEQTINTYLQSIKPYVKDLSSQEALCKEFINGTGSVLQKRLLDFARDKRNWMSEFWDNQAYLQYDDPVIPYVSYFYSHAKLPAELAKIDKDPLLKATAIISTVIKFIESIKDESLPPEIIKGTPFCMNSFQLMFNNSRIPDTTQDSNVFYSVYENNFMIVTYKGNFYKVFTHFKENDMDEQSKTEAINKPLPVNLIWQQLYNIVNGPLSKNATAINSGVGSLTSLPRDQWREVHAELIKDPLAKESLETIHRASFMLCLDLDKSPVTLEEKSRNCWHGDGFNRFFDKPLQFFVTGNGTSGFLAEHSKMDGTPTLFLNTFVCQQLRKIDQSKFINSVFEPVRETDYHQPKLLPFVITPRISESVQAAQIQFRDVIEEHDLRVWHYNRYGKEFMKKNGMSPDAFIHQVIQLAIYKYLGRQLPTYEAASTRKYFKGRTEAGRSVSEPSANFVKTWESTNASDEERIEALKASAKYHAQYLKMAAEGQTIDRHFFGLKNMIRNGEEVPALFEDPIFKYSCTWYVSTSQLSCEYFDGYGWSQVNDNGVGLAYMLNKDWMHINIVTKPEKSMLSVDKLHYYLSEAADEIADTLNRSPTSTIKAKL; this is encoded by the coding sequence ATGAGTTTTAGATTGGTAACCATTAAGAGACTAATGTCGTCATTGAAGCGGTTCCCATTTGAAACTAAGAATGGCGAAGTGTATCTAGCACAATTCCCGAATTCTCACTATCAAAATAAGAGACAGAATTTCAAAGGTGAAACTTTCAGTACACAAGAGCAATTACCTCCATTGCCCGTTCCTGAATTAGAGCAGACCATAAACACTTATTTGCAGTCCATTAAACCTTATGTTAAAGACTTGAGCTCGCAGGAGGCACTCTGCAAAGAATTCATTAATGGTACTGGTTCTGTTTTGCAGAAACGTTTGCTAGATTTTGCAAGGGACAAACGTAACTGGATGTCTGAATTTTGGGATAACCAAGCCTATCTGCAGTATGATGATCCTGTCATCCCTTATGTGTCTTATTTCTACTCGCATGCCAAGTTACCTGCTGAATTGGCAAAGATTGATAAGGATCCTCTCTTAAAGGCTACAGCTATAATATCTACTGTCATCAAGTTCATTGAATCTATCAAGGATGAATCACTTCCACCAGAAATTATCAAGGGAACACCATTTTGCATGAACAGTTTCCAGTTAATGTTTAACAACTCTCGTATACCAGACACTACCCAAGACTCAAACGTGTTCTACTCTGTATATGAAAACAACTTCATGATTGTTACTTACAAAGGTAACTTCTATAAAGTTTTCACTCACTTTAAGGAAAATGATATGGATGAGCAAAGCAAAACAGAAGCTATTAATAAACCATTGCCTGTCAATCTAATCTGGCAACAGTTGTACAACATTGTTAATGGTCCCCTTTCTAAGAATGCCACTGCTATCAACTCAGGTGTTGGTTCGTTGACGTCACTACCAAGAGATCAATGGCGCGAAGTTCATGCAGAATTGATCAAAGATCCATTAGCAAAGGAGTCACTCGAAACTATTCATCGTGCTTCTTTTATGCTTTGCCTAGATTTGGACAAAAGCCCTGTTACTCTAGAAGAAAAGTCTAGAAACTGCTGGCACGGGGACGGTTTTAATAGGTTCTTTGACAAGCCATTACAGTTTTTTGTTACTGGTAATGGTACTTCAGGGTTCTTGGCGGAGCATTCTAAGATGGATGGTACTCCaacattatttttgaatactTTTGTTTGCCAGCAATTGAGGAAGATTGATCAAAGTAAGTTTATTAATTCCGTATTTGAACCTGTTCGTGAGACCGACTACCATCAACCAAAATTATTACCTTTTGTAATCACTCCAAGAATTTCAGAAAGTGTACAAGCTGCTCAAATTCAATTCAGAGACGTTATTGAGGAACACGATTTGCGCGTCTGGCATTATAATAGGTATGGTAAGGAGTTCATGAAGAAGAACGGCATGTCCCCTGATGCGTTTATTCACCAAGTTATTCAATTAGCTATTTATAAATACTTGGGAAGACAACTTCCAACGTATGAGGCTGCTTCGACCAGAAAGTACTTTAAAGGTCGTACGGAAGCTGGAAGATCAGTTTCTGAACCATCCGCTAATTTTGTCAAGACATGGGAATCGACCAATGCTTCAGATGAGGAAAGAATCGAAGCATTGAAGGCATCTGCAAAATACCATGctcaatatttgaaaatggcTGCAGAAGGACAAACTATTGACCGTCACTTTTTTGGTTTGAAGAATATGATCAGGAATGGGGAAGAAGTTCCTGCATTATTCGAGGATCCTATTTTCAAGTACTCATGTACATGGTATGTTTCAACATCACAACTATCCTGTGAATACTTTGATGGATACGGATGGTCCCAAGTCAATGACAATGGTGTAGGCCTTGCTTATATGCTAAATAAGGACTGGATGCACATTAATATCGTTACTAAGCCTGAAAAGAGTATGCTCTCTGTTGATAAATTACATTATTATTTAAGTGAAGCTGCGGATGAGATTGCCGATACCTTGAACAGATCTCCTACTTCCACTATTAAAGCTAAGttgtaa
- the RML2 gene encoding mitochondrial 54S ribosomal protein uL2m (CAGL0J11858g~Ortholog(s) have structural constituent of ribosome activity, role in mitochondrial translation and mitochondrial large ribosomal subunit localization) produces MLSRLFGSGLGLSGHVTLLQRSLFSTRTPLLNEINAKLLTIVPHDEDIVALERQDELIRRRRKLAKETTVMKKLKTVSPGLRWWRRPIYPYLHKGKPMRFLTVAKRGTGGRNHHGKITVRHRGGGHKRRIRLVDFYRRKAGSQTVQRIEYDPGRSAHIALLKHDETGELSYILACDGLREGDIVESYRQGVPESLLKEMHGKLDPAILSVKTAQRGNCLPISMIPIGSVVHNVGITPVGKAKFCRAAGTYARIISKIPEKKKAVIRLQSGEHRYVSIEACATMGVVSNIEHQNASLGKAGRSRWLGIRPTVRGVAMNKVDHPHGGGRGKSKSNKLSMSPWGQLAKGYKTRRGKNQNRMKVKDRPRGKKERT; encoded by the coding sequence ATGCTGTCCAGGCTCTTTGGGAGTGGACTGGGCCTCAGTGGGCACGTCACTCTGTTACAAAGAAGCCTATTTAGTACTCGTACACCTTTGCTAAATGAGATCAATGCCAAGTTGCTGACCATTGTACCACATGATGAGGATATAGTAGCTTTGGAAAGACAGGATGAATTGAtaagaaggagaaggaaACTGGCGAAAGAAACTACAgtaatgaagaaattaaagaCTGTGTCACCTGGTCTAAGATGGTGGAGAAGACCAATATATCCTTATCTTCACAAGGGAAAGCCCATGCGTTTCTTAACTGTAGCGAAACGTGGAACAGGTGGTCGTAATCATCATGGTAAGATTACCGTCCGTCACAGAGGTGGTGGgcacaaaagaagaataagaCTGGTTGATTTTTATCGCAGGAAAGCAGGGAGCCAAACTGTTCAAAGGATTGAATACGACCCTGGGAGATCTGCGCACATAGCCCTTTTAAAACATGATGAAACGGGAGAGCTATCTTACATTCTGGCTTGTGATGGTTTGAGAGAAGGTGACATCGTTGAGTCATATAGACAAGGTGTACCAGAATCCTTGCTAAAAGAAATGCACGGTAAGTTGGATCCAGCTATCTTGAGTGTCAAAACTGCACAAAGAGGCAATTGTCTGCCTATTTCAATGATTCCTATTGGTAGTGTGGTACACAATGTTGGAATCACACCTGTTGGGAAGGCTAAATTCTGTAGAGCTGCTGGTACATACGCTAGAATTATCTCCAAAATaccagaaaaaaagaaggcAGTTATTAGACTACAAAGTGGTGAGCATCGCTATGTTTCTATCGAGGCCTGTGCTACCATGGGTGTAGTCTCTAATATTGAACATCAAAATGCCTCTCTTGGTAAAGCAGGTAGGTCTAGATGGTTGGGTATTAGGCCCACTGTTAGAGGTGTTGCCATGAACAAAGTTGACCACCCTCACGGTGGTGGCCGTGGTAAATCTAAATCAAACAAATTGTCAATGTCTCCTTGGGGTCAACTAGCCAAGGGTTACAAGACAAGAAGAGGTAAGAACCAGAATAGAATGAAGGTGAAAGATAGGCCTAGAGGTAAGAAGGAAAGAACTTGA
- the VMA8 gene encoding H(+)-transporting V1 sector ATPase subunit D (CAGL0J11880g~Ortholog(s) have cell division site, cytosol, fungal-type vacuole membrane localization) — MSGNREQVFPTRMTLGLMKTKLKGANQGHSLLKRKSEALTKRFRDITKRIDEAKQKMGRVMQTAAFSLAEVSYATGENIGYQVQESVLNARFKVKARQENVSGVYLPQFESYVDSDINDFKLTGLGRGGQQVQRAKDIYSKAVETLVELASLQTAFIILDEVIKVTNRRVNAIEHVIIPRTENTIAYINSELDELDREEFYRLKKVQEKKQRETALLDAEMKLKRDKLREEGISNKQNLMEAAVDDNEVNALVNEQEDDVIF, encoded by the coding sequence ATGTCTGGAAATAGGGAACAAGTATTTCCCACACGTATGACCTTAGGTTTGATGAAAACTAAGTTAAAGGGTGCTAACCAAGGTCATTCTTTATTAAAAAGGAAATCTGAAGCTTTAACGAAGAGATTTAGGGATATTACAAAGAGAATAGATGAGGCTAAACAGAAGATGGGTAGGGTGATGCAAACGGCAGCCTTTTCCTTAGCGGAAGTGTCCTATGCCACTGGTGAAAATATCGGATACCAAGTCCAAGAGAGCGTGTTGAATGCTAGATTTAAGGTTAAAGCTCGACAAGAAAATGTTAGTGGTGTGTATCTACCTCAATTTGAGTCTTATGTTGACTCAGATATCAATGACTTCAAGCTAACTGGTCTTGGTAGAGGTGGTCAACAAGTTCAGAGGGCGAAAGACATATATTCAAAGGCAGTAGAGACTCTTGTTGAATTGGCATCCCTTCAAACTGCTTTTATCATTCTTGATGAAGTCATCAAAGTAACAAATAGAAGAGTGAATGCCATCGAGCACGTTATTATACCCAGAACAGAAAACACAATAGCATACATCAATAGTGAATTGGACGAGTTAGATAGAGAGGAATTTTACAGGTTAAAGAAAGTTCAAGAGAAGAAACAGAGAGAAACGGCTTTACTTGATGCAGAAATGAAGTTAAAACGGGACAAATTACGAGAAGAAGGAATCTCTAATAAACAAAACTTGATGGAAGCAGCTGTAGACGATAATGAAGTTAACGCTTTAGTCAATGAGCAAGAGGACGATGTCATCTTTTAG